In one Drosophila gunungcola strain Sukarami chromosome 2R unlocalized genomic scaffold, Dgunungcola_SK_2 000004F, whole genome shotgun sequence genomic region, the following are encoded:
- the LOC128254272 gene encoding uncharacterized protein LOC128254272 isoform X2, whose product MFVEAKWKTLYCSAPNDEFGEILLCKLKIIDRYRNSVNINYRVKKEISQVTARLEFFKRGNGWRPFLYNISTDGCSFLNNRNNLIINIFYSYVKPYLAQNLTCPIKANEVLKLENFEFDINQFRNRFPIETGEYAVHTSLYSRKKLLVLMKTTLEYSNYREN is encoded by the exons atgtttg TGGAGGCCAAGTGGAAGACCCTTTATTGCAGTGCACCCAACGACGAGTTTGGTGAAATTTTGCTATGCAAACTAAAGATCATCGATCGGTACAGAAACTCTGTCAATATCAACTACAGAGTTAAGAAAGAAATCAGTCAAGTAACA GCTCGcttagaattttttaaaagaggaAATGGTTGGAGACCCTTTCTGTACAACATTTCTACGGACGGGTGCAGCTTTCTCAACAATCGCAATAatctaataattaatattttttattcgtaCGTAAAGCCGTATCTCGCCCAAAATTTGACGTGTCCCATAAAA GCAAACGAAGTCTTGAAACTggaaaattttgaatttgataTAAATCAATTTCGAAACCGTTTTCCCATCGAAACGGGCGAGTATGCTGTGCATACGAGTTTGTATAGCCGCAAGAAACTATTAGTGCTTATGAAAACTACGTTGGAGTATTCAAACTATAGAGAAAATTAa
- the LOC128254272 gene encoding uncharacterized protein LOC128254272 isoform X1 — MLAVIITLLVLHSMEVEAKWKTLYCSAPNDEFGEILLCKLKIIDRYRNSVNINYRVKKEISQVTARLEFFKRGNGWRPFLYNISTDGCSFLNNRNNLIINIFYSYVKPYLAQNLTCPIKANEVLKLENFEFDINQFRNRFPIETGEYAVHTSLYSRKKLLVLMKTTLEYSNYREN; from the exons ATGTTGGCAGTAATAATCACTCTCCTCGTTTTACATTCCATGGAAGTGGAGGCCAAGTGGAAGACCCTTTATTGCAGTGCACCCAACGACGAGTTTGGTGAAATTTTGCTATGCAAACTAAAGATCATCGATCGGTACAGAAACTCTGTCAATATCAACTACAGAGTTAAGAAAGAAATCAGTCAAGTAACA GCTCGcttagaattttttaaaagaggaAATGGTTGGAGACCCTTTCTGTACAACATTTCTACGGACGGGTGCAGCTTTCTCAACAATCGCAATAatctaataattaatattttttattcgtaCGTAAAGCCGTATCTCGCCCAAAATTTGACGTGTCCCATAAAA GCAAACGAAGTCTTGAAACTggaaaattttgaatttgataTAAATCAATTTCGAAACCGTTTTCCCATCGAAACGGGCGAGTATGCTGTGCATACGAGTTTGTATAGCCGCAAGAAACTATTAGTGCTTATGAAAACTACGTTGGAGTATTCAAACTATAGAGAAAATTAa
- the LOC128254271 gene encoding uncharacterized protein LOC128254271 has product MLAVLIFGLVLLSSLPVESKFKSLHCANYDKSLGEILLCRIKAINRYRNSISIQFRQKKTVNNVQMRLELFKRANGWRPFLYNISFNLCDFLSKRNNMIIGLGYEYIKPYIPMTNYTCPFKKNHLIKCTDLEFDIEKFRVRFPIETGEYALQLSFIVQRKVTLTLNGSAEYFNYREH; this is encoded by the exons ATGTTAGCAGTGCTGATCTTTGGCCTAGTCCTGCTGTCATCTTTGCCGGTGGAGTCCAAGTTCAAGAGTCTCCACTGCGCAAACTACGATAAATCTTTGGGCGAAATTTTACTTTGCAGAATCAAGGCCATCAACCGCTATAGGAATTCGATAAGTATTCAATTTAGACAGAAGAAGACCGTCAATAATGTGCAG ATGCGTTTGGAGCTTTTTAAACGAGCCAATGGCTGGCGTCCTTTTCTCtacaatatttcatttaacCTGTGCGATTTTCTATCCAAAAGAAACAATATGATCATAGGCCTTGGCTACGAATATATTAAGCCCTACATACCAATGACGAATTACACCTGTCCATTTAAG aaaAATCACTTAATAAAATGCACGGACCTGGAGTTTGATATTGAAAAGTTTCGAGTTCGTTTCCCTATCGAAACGGGCGAATACGCTCTGCAGTTGAGTTTTATCGTCCAAAGGAAAGTAACTTTGACCCTTAATGGATCTGCGGAATACTTCAATTACCGAGAGCACTAG